Genomic window (Pueribacillus theae):
AAAAGGGGTACAAATGAACAAACGAATTCTTAAAAAGAAAGTAAAACAGATTATTCAATCAACGATGAACGACGTGAACATTTCGCTAAAGATTCAACAAGAACAGTCTGGTGTCAATATGAGCTATGACTTTATAAAAAACATCGTGTATTTTGATGCAGAACGAATTCAAAAAGCCAGAATGGAAGTGAACGAAAACGTTTCTTTGGAAGCCTACGTCAAAGCAGTGACACTGCATGAATTAGGCCACTTTCTCGATCGCGAAGCACTTCAAGCATCCATTCCAAGAGCATTTGAAATTTTTAAATTTAAGAACCGCTTTTCGTTTAAGGAAAGAATCAAGCATTCGGAGTTATTTAAAATTGATATCGAAGCCCATGAATTGAATTACGTTTTTGAAGAAACCGCATGGGA
Coding sequences:
- a CDS encoding integrase, which encodes MNKRILKKKVKQIIQSTMNDVNISLKIQQEQSGVNMSYDFIKNIVYFDAERIQKARMEVNENVSLEAYVKAVTLHELGHFLDREALQASIPRAFEIFKFKNRFSFKERIKHSELFKIDIEAHELNYVFEETAWENAEKLNRLFGVVDWESFEIVKFHCMLSYAAQYNRDLLIYQRLQTKEKSITAAV